A part of Vicia villosa cultivar HV-30 ecotype Madison, WI unplaced genomic scaffold, Vvil1.0 ctg.003339F_1_1, whole genome shotgun sequence genomic DNA contains:
- the LOC131640862 gene encoding arginine biosynthesis bifunctional protein ArgJ, chloroplastic codes for MYSCIPQHISLHFHFSTTSPNSKIFTSRNFKIRAVSSTENQASRYIPAAPIFLPEGPWKQIPGGVTAAEGFKAAGIYGGLRAAGEKPDLALVTCDVDAISAGSFTTNVVAAAPVLYCKRTLDISNTARAVLTNAGQANAATGEAGYHDTLECVESLAKLLGVKPEEILVESTGVIGERIKKGALLNSLPLLVNSLSSSDEGAGSAAVAITTTDLVSKSVAIESLVGRTKVRVGGMAKGSGMIHPNMATMLGVVTTDAEVTSDVWRKMVQVAVNRSFNQITVDGDTSTNDTVIALASGLSGLSRISSLDSDEAIQLQACLDAVMQGLAKSIAWDGEGATCLIEVIVTGANSEAEAAKVARSVASSSLVKAAIYGRDPNWGRIAAAAGYSGVSFNQNVLRVKLGDILLMDGGEPQSFDRGAASSYMRKAGETHGTVRIQISVGNGPGHGQAWGCDLSYDYVKINAEYTS; via the exons ATGTATTCCTGTATTCCTCAACACATTTCACTCCATTTCCACTTCTCAACAACTTCCCCAAATTCCAAG ATATTTACTTCACGCAATTTCAAAATTCGCGCTGTATCATCAACAGAGAATCAGGCCTCTCGATACATTCCCGCTGCTCCGATTTTCCTTCCAGAAGGCCCTTGGAAGCAG ATTCCGGGCGGAGTTACTGCTGCGGAGGGGTTCAAAGCTGCGGGAATATATGGCGGATTGCGTGCTGCAGGAGAAAAGCCTGATCTCGCACTTGTCACATGTGATGTTGACGCCATATCTGCAG GGTCATTCACAACTAATGTGGTTGCTGCTGCTCCGGTTTTATACTGCAAAAGGACACTAGACATTTCAAATACT GCACGTGCTGTGTTAACTAATGCAGGTCAAGCAAATGCCGCTACG GGAGAAGCAGGTTACCATGATACGTTAGAATGCGTTGAAAGCCTTGCAAAG CTACTGGGAGTGAAGCCCGAAGAAATATTAGTTGAATCCACTGGTGTAATTGGTGAAAGGATAAAGAAG GGGGCACTTTTAAATTCACTTCCCTTACTAGTGAATTCACTATCTTCTTCAGATGAGGG GGCAGGTTCTGCAGCAGTGGCAATCACCACAACAGATCTTGTTAGCAAGAGTGTGGCAATCGAGTCTTTG GTTGGAAGAACTAAGGTCAGAGTTGGGGGAATGGCAAAAGGTTCTGGAATGATCCATCCAAATATGGCTACCATGCTTGGG GTAGTAACAACTGATGCCGAGGTAACTAGTGATGTTTGGAGGAAGATGGTCCAGGTTGCTGTTAATCGAAGCTTCAATCAGATAACT GTAGATGGAGATACAAGTACTAATGATACTGTTATTGCTTTGGCTAGTGGGTTGTCTGGGCTAAGCCGCATTTCTTCTCTAGACAGTGATGAGGCAATTCAACTTCAGGCATGCCTAGATGCG GTAATGCAAGGTCTTGCCAAATCTATAGCTTGGGATGGAGAGGGAGCAACATGCCTCATTGAG GTCATTGTGACTGGTGCAAATAGTGAGGCTGAAGCTGCAAAAGTTGCTCGTTCAGTTGCATCATCTTCACTTGTAAAG GCTGCAATATATGGTAGAGACCCCAATTGGGGACGTATTGCCGCAGCAGCTGGCTACTCGGGGGTTTCTTTCAACCAAAACGTACTTAGGGTGAAACTGGGGGATATTTTACTAATGGATGGTGGGGAGCCACAATCATTTGACCG GGGAGCAGCTAGTAGTTATATGAGAAAGGCTGGGGAGACTCACGGTACAGTTAGAATTCAGATATCTGTTG GCAATGGACCAGGACATGGACAAGCATGGGGCTGTGATTTAAGCTacgattatgtcaaaataaatgCAGAGTACACATCATAG
- the LOC131640863 gene encoding uncharacterized protein LOC131640863: protein MDIHSLVNAVDDVIISKLGSTFATSVQMQNDQKLEHVSDEDDIGDCHVGEEGECDGFEQEETTLKLTSLKEYSTFPYPDTVLPSSSSDDEEADTPLAKSPSNQSPQQSYSCKASQPASLKLVSAMKGSREKHGGSEMKLSVKWAPDVYDPIPTLSSHTVRVKKHPKSRVKKSEKKYVKKGQKVNYSKGGSGKDKKQHYSYSWPESCGKGFDASKELNNLDVVDNDSCHEISNSKIPATAKPCHVGEALSNILDFVSYIKSA, encoded by the exons ATGGACATCCACTCTCTTGTTAATGCTGTGGATGATGTTATCATAAGTAAACTTGGAAGTACTTTTGCTACGTCCGTACAAATGCAAAATGATCAGAAGTTAGAACATGTATCTGACGAGGATGATATTGGCGATTGTCATGTTGGGGAGGAGGGTGAATGTGATGGTTTTGAACAAGAAGAAACCACGCTAAAATTGACGAGCTTGAAGGAGTATTCAACATTTCCTTATCCTGATACCGTGTTACCTTCAAGCTCTTCTGATGATGAGGAGGCTGATACACCACTGGCAAAATCACCTTCTAACCAATCTCCGCAACAGAGTTACTCCTGCAAGGCTTCTCAGCCA GCATCTCTAAAACTTGTATCTGCAATGAAGGGTAGCCGTGAAAAACATGGGGGGTCTGAAATGAAATTGTCTGTTAAGTGGGCCCCTGATGTGTATGATCCAATACCAACGTTATCGTCACATACTGTGAGAGTCAAGAAACACCCTAAATCTAGGGTCAAGAAGAGTGAAAAGAAATATGTAAAGAAAGGTCAGAAGGTCAACTATTCTAAAGGGGGTAGCGGCAAAGATAAGAAGCAGCACTACAGCTATAGCTGGCCAGAATCTTGTGGCAAAGGATTTGATGCTTCAAAGGAATTAAATAATCTCGATGTTGTTGACAATGATTCATGCCATGAAATTAGCAACTCAAAAATACCTGCTACAGCAAAGCCTTGTCATGTTGGCGAAGCGCTTAGTAACATCCTTGATTTTGTCTCCTATATCAAGAgtgcataa